The proteins below are encoded in one region of Apium graveolens cultivar Ventura chromosome 4, ASM990537v1, whole genome shotgun sequence:
- the LOC141717501 gene encoding 26.5 kDa heat shock protein, mitochondrial, which produces MALARLALKKLHKGAISVPSSSFMSKEQRCSSELVNRLFTTSSTPPRDEAKSGEVAVSSPDQSGKKSKLFSKKQRNRQLWRNNHNFVPSLWEFFPSGLGNALMQATENMNKVLENMGPSQLLGRFKEKKECYKLKYEMPGLAKDEVKITVEDGGVLRIRGEHKEDHEAAEDEDQQFWSSQYGYYDTRLVLPDDAKVEEIKAEMKDGVLKITIPRSEKPQRDVKEVQVE; this is translated from the exons ATGGCATTAGCTCGTTTGGCTTTGAAGAAACTGCACAAGGGTGCAATTTCAGTGCCCTCTTCCTCTTTTATGAGTAAAGAACAGAGATGCAGCTCTGAGCTTGTTAACAGGCTCTTCACTACATCATCAACACCTCCTCGTGATGAAGCCAAATCTGGTGAAGTAGCTGTCTCTAGTCCTGATCAAAGTGGCAAAAAATCCAAACTTTTTTCGAAAAAGCAAAGAAATAGGCAACTTTGGAGGAACAACCATAATTTTGTGCCTTCTCTCTGgg AGTTCTTTCCTTCAGGGCTAGGAAATGCACTGATGCAAGCAACAGAGAATATGAACAAAGTCTTGGAGAACATGGGACCTTCTCAACTCTTAGGAAggttcaaagaaaagaaagagtgtTACAAGCTGAAGTACGAAATGCCCGGACTGGCCAAAGATGAAGTGAAGATCACAGTTGAAGATGGTGGAGTGTTAAGGATCAGAGGAGAGCACAAGGAAGATCACGAAGCAGCAGAAGATGAAGACCAGCAGTTCTGGTCATCACAATACGGGTATTACGATACTCGTCTTGTGTTGCCTGATGATGCAAAAGTTGAAGAAATCAAAGCTGAGATGAAAGATGGTGTTTTGAAAATTACCATTCCTAGGAGTGAGAAGCCGCAGAGAGATGTCAAGGAAGTTCAAGTTGAGTGA
- the LOC141717500 gene encoding phospholipase D alpha 1: MAQILLHGTLHVTIFEVDHLKTVGGGIFGKLKANLEEAIGLGEGTPKIYSSIDLDKARVGRTRMIENEPNNPKWNESFHIYCGHPTTNVIFTVKDDNPIGATLIGRAYLSVEELLEGEEVDRWLEILDEDKNPIDEGSKIHVKLQYFDIAQDRNWAHGIRNSKFPGVPYTFFSQRQGCRISLYQDAHVPDNFVPKIPLSGGKFYEPHRCWEDVFDAITNAKHFIYITGWSVYTEFALIRDTRRPKPGGDIMLGELLKKKADEGVRVLMLVWDDRTSVGQLKKDGLMATHDQETEEYFRDTNVHCVLCLRNPDDGGSIISGLAISTMFTHHQKIVVVDSEMPTAGSENRRVVSFVGGIDLCDGRYDTPFHSLFRTLDTAHHDDFHQPNFEGAAITKGGPREPWHDIHSRLEGPVAWDVLFNFEQRWRKQGGKDLLLNLRELQDIIIPPSPVTFSDDDETWNVQLFRSIDEGAAFGFPETPEEAAKAGLVSGKDNIIDRSIQDAYIHAIRRAKNFIYIENQYFLGSSFGWNSEDIKDEDVNALHLIPKELSLKIVSKIEAGERFTVYVVLPMWPEGIPESGSVQAILDWQRRTMEMMYKDIIQALQANGIEEDPRNYLTFFCLGNREVKRDGEYEPSEQPDADTDYSRAQEARRFMIYVHAKMMIVDDEYIIIGSANINQRSMDGAKDSEIAMGAYQPHHLATREPARGQIHGFRMSLWYEHLGMLDDTFAQPQSVDCVQKVNTVAEKYWDLYASETLERDLPGHLLRYPIAVASEGNVTELPGTEFFPDTKARVLGAKSDYLPPILTT; the protein is encoded by the exons ATGGCACAGATACTGCTTCATGGAACTCTTCATGTCACTATCTTTGAGGTTGATCACCTTAAAACCGTTGGTGGTGGTATTTTCGGGAAG CTTAAGGCGAACCTCGAGGAAGCCATTGGCCTTGGCGAAGGAACTCCAAAAATTTATTCATCGATTGATCTGGATAAGGCTAGAGTTGGACGCACCAGAATGATAGAAAATGAACCAAACAATCCAAAGTGGAATGAATCTTTTCATATTTACTGCGGTCATCCCACAACAAATGTTATATTTACTGTTAAAGATGACAACCCAATTGGTGCAACTTTGATTGGAAGAGCTTATCTGTCTGTTGAGGAACTTTTAGAAGGGGAAGAAGTGGATAGATGGCTCGAGATCTTGGATGAAGACAAAAATCCTATTGACGAAGGTTCCAAGATCCATGTGAAGTTGCAGTACTTTGACATTGCTCAAGATCGCAATTGGGCCCATGGAATTAGAAACTCCAAGTTTCCAGGGGTTCCTTACACCTTCTTTTCTCAGAGACAAGGTTGCCGAATTTCTTTGTACCAAGATGCCCATGTGCCAGACAATTTTGTGCCTAAGATTCCTCTTTCTGGAGGTAAATTTTATGAGCCCCATAGATGTTGGGAGGATGTCTTTGATGCCATAACCAATGCTAAACACTTTATTTACATTACTGGCTGGTCTGTGTATACTGAATTTGCCCTAATAAGGGACACAAGGAGGCCAAAGCCAGGAGGCGATATAATGCTCGGCGAGTTGCTTAAGAAAAAGGCAGATGAAGGTGTTAGGGTTCTCATGCTTGTCTGGGATGACAGAACCTCTGTGGGTCAACTTAAGAAAGATGGGCTGATGGCTACTCATGATCAAGAAACTGAGGAATACTTCCGGGATACTAATGTTCATTGTGTTCTATGCCTTCGTAATCCTGATGATGGTGGTAGCATAATATCAGGTTTAGCAATTTCTACCATGTTCACTCATCACCAGAAAATAGTGGTGGTAGACAGTGAGATGCCTACAGCAGGATCAGAGAACAGAAGAGTGGTGAGTTTTGTTGGTGGCATTGATTTGTGTGATGGGAGATATGATACTCCTTTTCATTCACTTTTTAGGACGTTGGATACTGCACACCATGATGATTTTCACCAACCCAACTTCGAAGGTGCTGCAATTACTAAAGGTGGACCTAGGGAGCCTTGGCATGATATTCATTCTCGTCTTGAAGGTCCAGTTGCTTGGGATGTACTGTTTAATTTTGAGCAGAGATGGAGAAAGCAAGGTGGAAAAGATTTACTACTTAACCTGAGAGAGCTCCAAGATATCATCATTCCTCCATCTCCAGTGACATTCTCTGATGACGATGAGACTTGGAATGTTCAATTATTCAGATCCATTGATGAGGGGGCTGCTTTTGGCTTTCCCGAAACACCAGAAGAAGCAGCTAAAGCAGGTCTTGTGAGTGGGAAGGATAATATTATTGATCGAAGTATTCAGGATGCTTATATTCATGCCATTCGACGGGCAAAGAATTTCATCTATATTGAAAATCAATATTTTCTTGGAAGCTCTTTTGGCTGGAATTCAGAGGATATTAAAGATGAGGATGTGAATGCTTTGCATCTTATACCAAAGGAGCTGTCACTAAAGATTGTTAGTAAGATTGAGGCTGGGGAGAGGTTCACTGTTTATGTTGTGCTCCCAATGTGGCCAGAAGGAATTCCAGAAAGTGGTTCAGTTCAAGCTATTCTGGATTGGCAAAGAAGGACGATGGAGATGATGTACAAGGATATCATTCAGGCTCTCCAGGCCAACGGGATTGAAGAAGACCCTAGAAATTATTTAACGTTTTTCTGTCTTGGTAACCGTGAGGTAAAAAGGGATGGAGAATATGAACCTTCAGAGCAGCCAGATGCAGATACAGATTATAGTAGAGCTCAAGAGGCCCGTCGCTTTATGATCTATGTACATGCCAAGATGATGATAG TTGATGACGAGTACATAATAATTGGGTCTGCCAATATTAACCAGAGATCTATGGATGGCGCCAAGGATTCTGAGATAGCTATGGGAGCCTATCAACCACATCACTTAGCAACAAGGGAACCAGCGAGGGGTCAAATTCATGGATTCCGAATGTCTTTATGGTATGAGCACCTTGGTATGCTTGATGACACCTTTGCACAGCCTCAGAGCGTTGATTGTGTCCAGAAAGTGAATACCGTGGCAGAGAAATACTGGGATCTCTACGCAAGTGAAACTCTGGAAAGGGACTTGCCTGGACACTTGCTGAGGTACCCCATCGCTGTTGCCAGTGAAGGTAATGTCACAGAGCTTCCAGGCACGGAGTTTTTCCCAGACACCAAAGCCCGTGTTCTTGGTGCTAAATCTGATTATTTGCCTCCCATCCTTACAACATAA